The proteins below come from a single Methyloprofundus sedimenti genomic window:
- a CDS encoding DUF2459 domain-containing protein, whose translation MSINELHLANNVDSTKIIYLVSHGWHAGIVLNQADIPDTVWRESQDFPNAKYLEIGWGDKDYYQTPNPHLGIAIKAILWPTPSVLHIVGFNKAVTSYFPSSEIIEVRLSNEGFERMIRYIAASHYQDPDGISKPIAKGLYGNSQFYLSGETYHLFKTCNAWTAEALLTAGCPIRPAFTITVEGLMSQIRSFGAVIQKQAKGPERLDLSLFE comes from the coding sequence ATGTCTATCAATGAGCTACATCTAGCCAACAATGTTGATTCAACAAAAATAATTTATCTGGTCAGCCATGGTTGGCATGCGGGGATTGTATTAAATCAGGCAGACATACCCGATACCGTATGGCGGGAAAGTCAGGATTTCCCTAATGCAAAATATCTTGAAATTGGATGGGGCGACAAAGATTATTATCAGACACCTAACCCTCACTTAGGTATAGCAATTAAAGCGATACTTTGGCCTACGCCCAGTGTTCTGCACATTGTTGGTTTTAATAAAGCCGTTACTTCCTATTTTCCCTCAAGTGAAATTATCGAAGTTCGCCTGTCTAATGAGGGTTTTGAACGCATGATACGTTATATTGCAGCAAGCCATTACCAAGACCCGGATGGCATCTCAAAGCCTATTGCTAAAGGTCTTTACGGTAACAGTCAGTTTTATTTATCTGGAGAAACATACCACTTGTTCAAAACCTGCAATGCCTGGACTGCTGAAGCACTGTTGACTGCCGGCTGTCCAATCAGGCCCGCCTTTACCATTACTGTGGAAGGGTTGATGTCTCAAATCAGGTCTTTTGGAGCGGTTATTCAAAAGCAAGCCAAAGGACCTGAACGCCTTGATCTATCTCTTTTTGAGTGA
- a CDS encoding lipase family protein, translated as MHIDYTPIIKHLKAWLLHGMILSGFLAYTHLAAAHPSECLDETAPAVYLPAAEIVCLQQIKVSNGDDIQFYKASLQWMGAENPNKFALISADIDQSIKDSQHSYSIETGKLSLPTVDIPATYGTERYAATLVFKQENGMSLFELSSINTYINPDYIPNQTWKPYGMLNQMERRSVNLLGESLPYAQLADAIYDFGNISVGDWELVYQESKVSGMQAGIYSNPKTGDLVLAFRGTETCAFPCSINETKESALDLAADALLSFGESSPQFQHAFNLAQTLVDSFSDHHIIVTGHSLGGGLAQAVGAVFKLTTYAFNSAPVPDDFFAEHPTELTAEELNETIHVISDVHDPVSHADNIGLTYQKAAHVSPLIQFDFEAKEIQPDIKDSLAELYELRFNRHSITELIGNASNLLSIYQQGW; from the coding sequence ATGCATATAGATTACACCCCTATTATTAAACATTTAAAAGCATGGCTTTTGCACGGCATGATCCTATCTGGCTTTTTAGCTTACACTCACTTAGCTGCAGCCCATCCGAGTGAATGTCTGGATGAGACAGCACCTGCAGTCTACTTGCCTGCGGCCGAAATCGTCTGCTTACAGCAGATAAAAGTTAGCAATGGTGATGACATACAATTTTATAAAGCATCATTGCAATGGATGGGTGCTGAGAACCCTAATAAATTTGCACTGATCAGCGCGGATATAGACCAATCTATCAAAGATAGTCAGCACTCTTATTCTATAGAAACAGGCAAATTATCCTTACCCACTGTTGATATTCCAGCTACCTATGGCACGGAACGTTATGCAGCGACTCTTGTTTTCAAGCAAGAAAATGGCATGAGTCTGTTTGAATTATCATCAATTAACACTTATATAAACCCTGATTATATTCCCAATCAAACCTGGAAGCCTTACGGCATGCTCAATCAAATGGAACGTCGATCTGTCAACTTGCTTGGCGAATCACTGCCTTACGCACAATTGGCTGATGCCATTTATGATTTTGGTAATATCTCCGTGGGTGACTGGGAGCTGGTATATCAGGAAAGTAAAGTTTCAGGCATGCAAGCAGGCATATATAGCAACCCGAAAACAGGTGATTTGGTATTAGCCTTTCGTGGCACTGAAACCTGTGCTTTCCCATGCTCAATTAATGAAACTAAAGAGTCAGCGCTAGATCTGGCGGCTGATGCGCTATTGTCTTTTGGTGAAAGTAGCCCACAATTCCAACATGCGTTTAATTTAGCCCAAACTTTAGTTGATTCATTTTCCGACCATCATATTATCGTCACAGGTCATTCTTTGGGTGGTGGCTTAGCACAAGCGGTTGGAGCAGTGTTTAAACTGACAACCTATGCATTTAATTCTGCCCCGGTACCTGATGATTTTTTTGCTGAACATCCAACAGAATTAACTGCCGAAGAACTGAATGAGACAATTCATGTGATCAGTGATGTGCATGATCCGGTCTCACATGCCGATAACATAGGCCTGACATACCAAAAGGCAGCTCATGTATCTCCACTGATTCAATTTGATTTTGAGGCTAAGGAAATACAACCGGATATAAAAGATTCCTTAGCAGAATTATATGAACTTAGGTTTAACCGACATAGCATTACCGAGCTAATCGGAAATGCCTCAAACTTACTGAGCATTTACCAGCAAGGCTGGTAG
- a CDS encoding MFS transporter small subunit encodes MHNSKSSSRNNVLLLLFWLYVSLPLAWGIWSTLQKAFALFNY; translated from the coding sequence ATGCATAATTCAAAATCTTCTTCTAGAAACAATGTCTTATTATTGCTCTTTTGGCTTTACGTCAGTCTGCCCTTAGCATGGGGGATCTGGTCAACCTTGCAAAAAGCATTCGCCTTATTTAATTATTGA
- a CDS encoding L-lactate MFS transporter, translating into MLDFFSRQRIVAQPDYNRWMVPPAALAVHLCIGQAYAFSVFNNPLTRVIGITESTSEDWQLTTIGWIFSLAIVFLGLSAAFGGKWLEKVGPRLTMFVAACCFGGGFLVSALGVYWHQIWLLYLGYGVIGGIGLGLGYVSPVSTLIKWFPDRRGMATGMAIMGFGGGAMIGAPLSIALMDHYKSATSVGVMEAFVVMGCLYFVSMLIGSLTIRTPPKNWQPEGWVPPVVENNMITKHHVHIDQALKTPQFYLLWLVLCLNVTAGIGVLGQASVMIQEIFKGTITAAAAAGFVGLLSLFNMGGRFFWSSASDYIGRKNTYFIFFVLGIALYASVPSIGASGNMRLFIIFYALILSMYGGGFSTIPAYLADIFGTKYVGGIHGRLLTAWATAGVLGPVLVNYIRQFQIDQGVAKADAYSVTMYIMAGLLSLGFVCNLLIRPVHEKHHIKHDELDEVDGIFPYPDNAGLEQTTDN; encoded by the coding sequence ATGTTAGACTTTTTTTCCAGGCAACGTATTGTTGCCCAACCTGATTATAATCGCTGGATGGTTCCACCAGCTGCATTAGCGGTACATTTATGTATCGGTCAAGCATACGCCTTTAGTGTTTTTAATAATCCACTCACTCGAGTGATTGGTATTACTGAATCTACTTCAGAAGATTGGCAATTAACAACAATAGGCTGGATTTTTAGTTTAGCGATTGTTTTTTTAGGTTTATCTGCTGCTTTTGGTGGAAAATGGCTGGAAAAAGTAGGGCCTAGATTGACTATGTTTGTTGCTGCGTGCTGTTTCGGTGGTGGTTTCTTAGTGTCTGCGCTGGGTGTATATTGGCATCAAATTTGGCTGCTTTATTTAGGCTATGGCGTGATCGGTGGAATTGGTCTGGGCTTAGGTTATGTTTCTCCGGTATCGACTTTAATTAAATGGTTTCCTGATCGACGCGGTATGGCTACGGGCATGGCAATTATGGGCTTTGGCGGTGGCGCTATGATTGGCGCACCCTTATCTATTGCTTTGATGGACCATTATAAATCAGCTACTTCAGTCGGGGTTATGGAAGCATTTGTGGTGATGGGTTGCCTGTATTTCGTTTCGATGTTGATTGGTTCTTTAACTATCCGTACGCCACCTAAAAACTGGCAACCAGAGGGCTGGGTACCACCTGTGGTGGAAAATAACATGATCACGAAGCACCATGTTCATATTGATCAAGCACTCAAGACACCGCAATTTTATTTGCTTTGGTTAGTACTTTGTTTAAATGTCACGGCGGGTATCGGGGTACTTGGTCAGGCTTCAGTCATGATTCAAGAAATCTTTAAAGGCACGATCACAGCGGCTGCCGCCGCTGGATTTGTTGGCTTACTGAGTTTATTTAATATGGGTGGCCGATTCTTTTGGTCATCGGCATCGGATTATATCGGCCGAAAAAACACCTATTTTATTTTCTTTGTTTTAGGTATTGCGCTTTATGCCTCAGTTCCATCTATTGGCGCATCAGGTAATATGAGATTGTTTATTATCTTCTATGCCTTAATATTAAGCATGTATGGCGGTGGTTTTTCAACAATCCCCGCTTATTTGGCAGATATTTTTGGCACAAAATATGTCGGAGGCATACATGGACGGTTATTGACCGCCTGGGCTACCGCCGGCGTTTTAGGGCCTGTTTTAGTGAACTATATTCGTCAATTTCAAATTGACCAAGGCGTTGCTAAGGCGGATGCTTACAGCGTAACTATGTATATTATGGCAGGGTTGTTAAGTTTAGGTTTTGTCTGTAATTTGTTAATTCGTCCGGTGCATGAAAAACACCATATAAAACATGACGAATTGGATGAAGTGGATGGCATTTTTCCCTATCCTGATAACGCTGGACTTGAACAGACAACAGATAATTAA